A stretch of Cucumis sativus cultivar 9930 chromosome 2, Cucumber_9930_V3, whole genome shotgun sequence DNA encodes these proteins:
- the LOC101212436 gene encoding protein ACCUMULATION AND REPLICATION OF CHLOROPLASTS 6, chloroplastic isoform X2 yields the protein MLSHTTTGLHSRSLFTFPRIKPRRLNHSGGGNASVKCAASKWAERLLGDFQFLSDSSSDHSHSLSSTAVTLSPSFPPPIASTERQVTIPIDFYRVLGAETHFLGDGIRRAYEARVSKPPQYGFSQETLISRRQILQAACETLADHTSRREYNQGLSDDEDGTILTQVPFDKVPGALCVLQEAGETALVLEIGESLLRDRLPKSFKQDIVLALALAYVDISRDAMALSPPDFIQGCEVLERALKLLQEEGASSLAPDLLAQIDETLEEITPRCVLELLALPLDDEWRTRREEGLHGVRNILWAVGGGGATAIAGGFTREDFMNEAFEQMTASEQVDLFVATPTNIPAESFEVYGVALALVAQVFVGKKPHLIQDADNLFQQLQQTKEAVGGTAVTAYAPREVDFALERGLCSLLGGELDECRSWLGLDSDNSPYRNPAIVDFILENSKGDDENDLPGLCKLLETWLAEVVFSRFRDTKNIYFKLGDYYDDPTVLRYLEKLEGVNGSPLAAAAAIVKIGAEATAVLDHVKSSAIQALRKVFPLTQNSYRREAEAEMEYVFPAGNSQVPLVNFDENERTNFSEVSERTEAGERNDEQPITDQIKDASVKIMCAGLAVGLLTLAGLRFLPARNNTTALLKEAGSPIASTTSVVF from the exons ATGTTGAGCCACACAACCACCGGTCTCCACAGCCGCTCACTTTTCACATTTCCACGCATTAAACCACGACGGCTCAACCACTCCGGCGGGGGTAACGCCTCCGTGAAATGTGCCGCTAGCAAATGGGCCGAGCGACTACTCGGAGATTTCCAATTCCTCTCCGATTCCTCCTCTGACCACTCCCATTCTCTCTCCTCCACCGCTGTTACTCTCTCCCCTTCTTTCCCTCCCCCAATTGCCTCAACCGAGCGCCAAGTTACAATCCCCATCGATTTCTATCGAGTTCTTGGAGCTGAGACGCATTTTCTTGGAGATGGAATTAGGAGAGCTTACGAAGCTAGAGTTTCGAAGCCGCCGCAATATGGGTTTAGCCAGGAGACTCTGATAAGTCGCCGGCAGATTCTTCAGGCAGCTTGCGAAACCTTGGCAGACCATACTTCGAGAAGAGAGTACAATCAAGGGCTTTCAGATGATGAAGATGGTACCATTCTCACGCAAGTTCCTTTCGATAAG GTTCCTGGTGCTTTGTGTGTGTTGCAAGAAGCTGGAGAGACAGCACTGGTTCTTGAAATTGGAGAGAGCTTACTCAGAGACAGGTTGCCTAAGTCATTCAAGCAAGATATTGTCCTGGCCCTCGCTCTTGCTTATGTTGACATATCAAGGGATGCTATGGCATTATCTCCACCTGATTTTATTCAGGGTTGCGAAGTGCTCGAGAGAGCCTTGAAGTTGTTGCAG GAGGAGGGTGCCAGTAGCCTTGCACCAGATTTGCTTGCACAAATTGATGAGACATTGGAAGAGATCACACCTCGATGTGTTCTGGAACTTTTAGCTTTACCCCTTGATGATGAGTGGCGAACCAGAAGGGAAGAGGGTCTCCATGGAGTGCGGAATATTCTGTGGGCTGTTGGAGGAGGGGGAGCAACAGCTATTGCTGGTGGATTCACCCGTGAAGATTTTATGAACGAGGCATTTGAACAAATGACAGCATCAGAGCAG gttGATCTCTTTGTTGCCACACCAACAAATATTCCTGCAGAAAGTTTTGAAGTTTATGGAGTGGCACTTGCACTTGTGGCACAGGTCTTTGTTGGCAAAAAACCGCACCTTATCCAAGATGCTGACAACCTCTTCCAACAACTTCAGCAAACTAAGGAAGCTGTTGGTGGGACCGCTGTCACAGCATATGCACCTCGCGAGGTTGATTTTGCTCTTGAGAGGGGGCTATGTTCCCTACTAGGTGGAGAACTTGATGAGTGTCGATCATGGTTGGGCTTAGACAGTGATAACTCTCCTTACAGAAATCCAGCTATTGTAGATTTTATCCTTGAAAATTCGAAGGGTGATGATGAAAATGACCTTCCGGGGCTATGTAAGTTGTTGGAGACATGGTTGGCAGAAGTGGTGTTCTCCAGATTTAGAGacactaaaaatatttattttaaactcgGAGATTACTATGATGATCCTACTGTTCTGAGGTACTTAGAGAAACTGGAAGGAGTTAATGGATCGCCCCTAGCTGCAGCAGCAGCTATAGTGAAGATTGGTGCTGAGGCTACTGCCGTTCTTGATCATGTGAAGTCCAGTGCAATTCAGGCACTGCGGAAGGTGTTTCCCCTCACTCAGAACAGTTATAGGCGTGAGGCAGAAGCAGAAATGGAATATGTTTTTCCTGCTGGAAATAGTCAGGTGCCTTTAGTGAACTTTGATGAGAATGAACGTACTAACTTTTCTGAGGTTTCTGAGAGAACTGAAGCTGGTGAAAGAAATGATGAACAACCAATTACCGATCAAATTAAAGATGCAAGTGTGAAGATCATGTGTGCTGGTTTGGCAGTTGGGTTATTGACTTTGGCTGGTTTGAGATTTTTACCTGCTAGAAATAACACAACTGCTCTGCTTAAAGAAGCTGGTTCCCCAATTGCATCCACTACCAGTGTGG TTTTCTAG
- the LOC101212436 gene encoding protein ACCUMULATION AND REPLICATION OF CHLOROPLASTS 6, chloroplastic isoform X1 gives MLSHTTTGLHSRSLFTFPRIKPRRLNHSGGGNASVKCAASKWAERLLGDFQFLSDSSSDHSHSLSSTAVTLSPSFPPPIASTERQVTIPIDFYRVLGAETHFLGDGIRRAYEARVSKPPQYGFSQETLISRRQILQAACETLADHTSRREYNQGLSDDEDGTILTQVPFDKVPGALCVLQEAGETALVLEIGESLLRDRLPKSFKQDIVLALALAYVDISRDAMALSPPDFIQGCEVLERALKLLQEEGASSLAPDLLAQIDETLEEITPRCVLELLALPLDDEWRTRREEGLHGVRNILWAVGGGGATAIAGGFTREDFMNEAFEQMTASEQVDLFVATPTNIPAESFEVYGVALALVAQVFVGKKPHLIQDADNLFQQLQQTKEAVGGTAVTAYAPREVDFALERGLCSLLGGELDECRSWLGLDSDNSPYRNPAIVDFILENSKGDDENDLPGLCKLLETWLAEVVFSRFRDTKNIYFKLGDYYDDPTVLRYLEKLEGVNGSPLAAAAAIVKIGAEATAVLDHVKSSAIQALRKVFPLTQNSYRREAEAEMEYVFPAGNSQVPLVNFDENERTNFSEVSERTEAGERNDEQPITDQIKDASVKIMCAGLAVGLLTLAGLRFLPARNNTTALLKEAGSPIASTTSVASEVEKSSEEPSRMDARIAEGLVRKWQSIKSMAFGPEHCLAKLSEILDGEMLKIWTDRAIEISELGWFYDYTLSNLTIDSVTVSFDGRRATVEATLEESARLIDVDHPEHNDSNQKTYTMRYELSYLTSGWKITKGAVLES, from the exons ATGTTGAGCCACACAACCACCGGTCTCCACAGCCGCTCACTTTTCACATTTCCACGCATTAAACCACGACGGCTCAACCACTCCGGCGGGGGTAACGCCTCCGTGAAATGTGCCGCTAGCAAATGGGCCGAGCGACTACTCGGAGATTTCCAATTCCTCTCCGATTCCTCCTCTGACCACTCCCATTCTCTCTCCTCCACCGCTGTTACTCTCTCCCCTTCTTTCCCTCCCCCAATTGCCTCAACCGAGCGCCAAGTTACAATCCCCATCGATTTCTATCGAGTTCTTGGAGCTGAGACGCATTTTCTTGGAGATGGAATTAGGAGAGCTTACGAAGCTAGAGTTTCGAAGCCGCCGCAATATGGGTTTAGCCAGGAGACTCTGATAAGTCGCCGGCAGATTCTTCAGGCAGCTTGCGAAACCTTGGCAGACCATACTTCGAGAAGAGAGTACAATCAAGGGCTTTCAGATGATGAAGATGGTACCATTCTCACGCAAGTTCCTTTCGATAAG GTTCCTGGTGCTTTGTGTGTGTTGCAAGAAGCTGGAGAGACAGCACTGGTTCTTGAAATTGGAGAGAGCTTACTCAGAGACAGGTTGCCTAAGTCATTCAAGCAAGATATTGTCCTGGCCCTCGCTCTTGCTTATGTTGACATATCAAGGGATGCTATGGCATTATCTCCACCTGATTTTATTCAGGGTTGCGAAGTGCTCGAGAGAGCCTTGAAGTTGTTGCAG GAGGAGGGTGCCAGTAGCCTTGCACCAGATTTGCTTGCACAAATTGATGAGACATTGGAAGAGATCACACCTCGATGTGTTCTGGAACTTTTAGCTTTACCCCTTGATGATGAGTGGCGAACCAGAAGGGAAGAGGGTCTCCATGGAGTGCGGAATATTCTGTGGGCTGTTGGAGGAGGGGGAGCAACAGCTATTGCTGGTGGATTCACCCGTGAAGATTTTATGAACGAGGCATTTGAACAAATGACAGCATCAGAGCAG gttGATCTCTTTGTTGCCACACCAACAAATATTCCTGCAGAAAGTTTTGAAGTTTATGGAGTGGCACTTGCACTTGTGGCACAGGTCTTTGTTGGCAAAAAACCGCACCTTATCCAAGATGCTGACAACCTCTTCCAACAACTTCAGCAAACTAAGGAAGCTGTTGGTGGGACCGCTGTCACAGCATATGCACCTCGCGAGGTTGATTTTGCTCTTGAGAGGGGGCTATGTTCCCTACTAGGTGGAGAACTTGATGAGTGTCGATCATGGTTGGGCTTAGACAGTGATAACTCTCCTTACAGAAATCCAGCTATTGTAGATTTTATCCTTGAAAATTCGAAGGGTGATGATGAAAATGACCTTCCGGGGCTATGTAAGTTGTTGGAGACATGGTTGGCAGAAGTGGTGTTCTCCAGATTTAGAGacactaaaaatatttattttaaactcgGAGATTACTATGATGATCCTACTGTTCTGAGGTACTTAGAGAAACTGGAAGGAGTTAATGGATCGCCCCTAGCTGCAGCAGCAGCTATAGTGAAGATTGGTGCTGAGGCTACTGCCGTTCTTGATCATGTGAAGTCCAGTGCAATTCAGGCACTGCGGAAGGTGTTTCCCCTCACTCAGAACAGTTATAGGCGTGAGGCAGAAGCAGAAATGGAATATGTTTTTCCTGCTGGAAATAGTCAGGTGCCTTTAGTGAACTTTGATGAGAATGAACGTACTAACTTTTCTGAGGTTTCTGAGAGAACTGAAGCTGGTGAAAGAAATGATGAACAACCAATTACCGATCAAATTAAAGATGCAAGTGTGAAGATCATGTGTGCTGGTTTGGCAGTTGGGTTATTGACTTTGGCTGGTTTGAGATTTTTACCTGCTAGAAATAACACAACTGCTCTGCTTAAAGAAGCTGGTTCCCCAATTGCATCCACTACCAGTGTGG CATCTGAAGTCGAAAAATCCAGCGAGGAGCCATCCAGAATGGATGCACGAATTGCAGAAGGTCTAGTTCGCAAATGGCAGAGCATCAAGTCTATGGCTTTTGGACCTGAACATTGCCTTGCAAAACTATCAGAG ATTTTAGATGGTGAGATGTTGAAGATCTGGACGGATCGTGCAATTGAAATTTCAGAACTCGGTTGGTTCTACGATTACACACTCTCAAACCTGACCATTGACAGTGTAACAGTGTCGTTTGATGGTCGACGTGCCACGGTGGAAGCAACTCTTGAAGAATCAGCCCGTCTCATTGATGTAGACCATCCAGAACACAACGATTCAAACCAGAAAACCTATACAATGAGATACGAGCTGTCATATCTAACTTCTGGAtggaaaattacaaaaggtGCCGTTCTTGAATCATAA
- the LOC101208838 gene encoding probable 1-acylglycerol-3-phosphate O-acyltransferase, whose amino-acid sequence MTINRLRISSSFAKMAEEISKAGLGTSTSSSETAKSRSLWPSVLRWIPTSTDHIIAAEKRLLSLVKTPYVQERVNIGSGPPGSKVRWFRSSSDEPRFINTVTFESKPESPTLVMIHGYAASQGFFFRNFDALASRFRVIAVDQLGWGGSSRPDFTCKSTEETEAWFIDSFEEWRKAKNISNFILLGHSFGGYVAAKYALKHPEHINHLILVGPAGFSSESDAKSEWITKFRATWKGAVLSHLWESNFTPQKLVRGLGPWGPDLVRRYTSSRFGTYSIGDILNDEESRLLSDYVYHTLAAKASGELCLKYIFAFGAFARMPLLQSASEWKVPTTFIYGSQDWMNYQGAQEARKSMKTPCEILRVPQAGHFVFIDKPSTFHSTVFYACRRFLSSEPDKESLPEGIISA is encoded by the exons ATGACCATAAATCGTTTGCGGATATCAAGTTCCTTTGCGAAAATGGCGGAAGAGATCAGTAAGGCCGGACTCGGAACTTCCACTTCTTCCTCTGAGACCGCCAAATCTAGATCTCTTTGGCCCTCTGTTCTCCGTTGGATTCCCACCTCCACCGATCATATCATCGCCGCCGAGAAGCGGCTTCTCTCTCTTGTCAA GACTCCTTATGTCCAAGAACGGGTTAATATTGGTTCTGGCCCGCCAGGATCGAAAGTTAGGTGGTTTCGCTCTTCGAGTGATGAGCCTAGGTTTATCAACACCGTGACATTCGAAAGCAAACCTGAGTCTCCGACGCTTGTAATGATTCATGGTTATGCTGCTTCTCAAGGATTCTTCTTCCGCAATTTTGATGCTCTTGCCAGTCGCTTTCGGGTCATTGCCGTCGATCAACTTGG GTGGGGAGGATCTAGCAGGCCTGATTTTACGTGCAAAAGTACAGAAG AAACTGAAGCATGGTTTATAGATTCATTTGAGGAGTGGCGAAAAGCAAAAAACAtcagtaattttattttacttggaCACTCATTTGGTGGATACGTTGCAGCTAAATATGCTCTTAAG cATCCTGAGCACATCAACCACCTAATTTTAGTGGGACCTGCTGGATTTTCTTCGGAGTCAGATGCCAAGTCTGAGTGGATTACAAAGTTTAGAGCTACTTGGAAAGGAGCGGTTTTGAGTCATTTGTGGGAGTCAAATTTTACTCCACAGAAGCTTGTTAG GGGTCTGGGCCCTTGGGGACCAGATCTTGTTCGCAGATATACAAGCTCTAGGTTCGGGACATACTCAATCGGGGACATATTGAATGATGAAGAATCCAGATTGTTATCAG ATTATGTATATCACACCTTAGCAGCCAAGGCGAGTGGAGAATTGTGCTTGAAATACATATTTGCATTTGGTGCATTTGCTCGGATGCCACTTCTACAGAG TGCATCTGAATGGAAAGTTCCTACAACATTTATATACGGTTCTCAAGATTGGATGAACTATCAAGGCGCACAAGAAGCTCGCAAGAGTATGAAGACACCATGCGAAATATTACGGGTTCCTCAG GCTGGCCACTTTGTGTTCATAGACAAGCCTAGTACTTTTCACTCGACTGTCTTCTACGCGTGCCGCAGATTCCTCTCCTCCGAACCCGATAAAGAATCTTTACCAGAAGGTATAATATCTGCCTGA